A region of the Candidatus Paceibacterota bacterium genome:
CGAGTCCAAGCTCGGCGGCCACTTCCAGGTGCTGGCGGAACAGCTCGATTTGCCTGGCCTTGAAGCGTGCGTCATCGGCGGCAGTGAACCCGGCTTGCCGGCTCGGCAGGCGGTAGTAGTCCAATCCAGTCTCGCCCAGCGCGACAACCTTGGGATGCCGCGCCAGCTCGCGCAGCGCCGGCCGGAAATCGTCGGGGGCTTCGAGGGCGTGGGAGGGATGCCAGCCGACGGCGGCATACACGTTGGGGAATTGCTCCGTCAATTCGACGGCGCGCCGGCTGCTGGCGAGGTCGGTGGCGATGGTAACAATTTTCGTGATACCCGCGGCGGCGGCCCGCGCGATGACCTGGCCCAGGTCGTCAGCGAACTCGGGGCGGCCAAGATGGGCGTGAGTGTCATAAAACACCGACATAGGCTGAAAGTAAGTGCGAGAGAGCAGGCTGCAACCAAAATCCGAAAAATGGGATTGCGTTCGCTAGCCGACGCCAGTAATGCTCTGGCGGTCGGTCAATGAATAAACCTGTATAACCTTACGCAACATTATGGCAGACAATTGTTTTCATCCCAGCATCGAAGGAGCGCAGCACGGAGCCAAGAGTCTTGCGCAGTTCCTTGAATACGCGAAGAGGTCGGGCGCCGCCGGGGCGCAGCCGTCCAATTTCATGCTCCAGAGCGGCACCGGCTTCAAGAGCGCGAAGGAGATCAAAGACGCGTTTGCCAAGGCCAAGCTGAGCCTGGACGGTGTCTCCGCGCACTGCCCGTTCTGGGTGCACACAACCGCCTGGACTGGCAGCCCAACCGTCCGGCCATTCATCCCGGGCGACGTGGCGAAAAAGTCGCCCGCGGAGATTGAGAAGTGGGCGGAGGATTACATCCTGCGGCTGCTGGATTTGTGCGCTGAGCTGGGCGTCAAGATCGTGCCGATGTTCTGGGGCGTGGCGTTTGGGTGGGAGCTGGCGACGGGCTACCCGTGGGGATTCTGGAAAGGCGGCGACTACGACTTCCTCAAAGAAGGACAAGAGCGCTTTGTCAAGAAGACCGCCAAGATCCGCAAGCAGGCCAAGTCACTAGGCATCTTCCTGGCCCACGAAATCCACCCCGGCACGGCGGCGATGTGCGCGGATGACTTCAACATGCTGGTGGAGATTTGCAGCGGGGACAAATGCCTCACGGTCAACGCCGACCCGTCTCACTGCTGGGAGGGGGAGGATTGGGAGACTCGATTCCTGAAGGTGGCGCCGCGCATCTACGCCTGCCACGTGAAGAACTTCGTCATCCGCCCGGGCCTGCCACTGCGCATGATGGAGGCGGGCTGGCAAAAGCGCGCGATGCAGTTTGTGGACATCCCCACGGGCGACCTCAACATGATGCGCTATGTGGAGCTGCTGATCCATACCGGCTATCCCCAGCGCTACTGCCAGGTGATGGGCACCAAGTCCGCGCCGCTGATTGTCGAGGCCGAGAGCGCCTACCGCGATTTGGACGCTACCAGCGCCAACGGCATCCAATACGTGCGCGACAACCTCTGCTTTCCGCTGGCTGCCGGCTCGTTCGAGGACGGCATGGGCGCGTAGCCTGGCAGTTTGTTAGAGGAGCTTAACCGCTTGCACCCTCTCTCTTCCGGTTGGAAGGGAGAGGGCTTTCTATTGCGGGTCAATTCACGCCCGTCCGATTGAGCAGGTAGATTATCACGCCAACTGCCACGCATGCGGCCACGCTAAGAAAGACAGCAAAGTACAACGACTGCATCTTCCGAGTGCGAACGTGCCTCGGGTTACCTGGAAAAAGCAATTGCGCCAACCTGCCCATCTTGCCCGGCAAGGAATATAGACGCGGCGATGAGTTTCGCAATCATTCATTCCCTGAATCCAGATTAGGCAGGGAGCCGACACCGCTACCGGGAACCGGCAACGGAGCGTCGGAATTGGCGGAGAGACTGGGATTCGAACCCAGGGTGGGGTATAAGCCCACTCACGCTCTCCAGGCGTGCGCTTTAAACCACTCAGCCATCTCTCCAGCCGTTCAACTTCAATGGACTACGTTTTCGATCCGGCGCTCAGCCTTACGGCTTGAAGCCGCAACCTGAATTCGGCGGGAGGTCCTCTGACCGCGCAGGCAAGCTTCGGCAGAGGATGCCCGAACCGAACCGGGCTCGTCACGTACCATCGCGCATGTTATTCACATGAATCTGAGTTAAGCGCAAGCCGATTCGGCACTCCGGGTCACTGAAGTTTGCTTCACAAGCCGGCCACGCGACCGTATCGTTGGGCAACGAAACCCAGGCTGGCTTGGGGACTGGCAGGTTCGAAGAGATGTACGGCTGGCAAAAGCGCGACGAGGCGGCCAATCTGCCCCCGGGCAGGCTGACCAAGCTGGTCCCATTGCTGGCGGCGGCGCTGATTACGGTTTGTTTCGTGTCGTTCCCCTCTGCACCGCCGGACAATGACGTGGATTCCTCCTTAAGCGCTGGGTTGAACTACGCTCAGGAGGAGGGGCTCCAGTTTGGTTCTGACCTGGTGTTCACGTATGGGCCGCTGGGATTCCTGATGTTTTACTATTACTCGCCCTGCGCCGCGGGTTGGCGCATGGCGGCAGACGTGGCGTATTGCCTGGCGACAGCCGTTGGATTATGCCTGCTGGCGTGGCGATTGCGACCGCTGTGGCGCTGGGGGTTGCTGCTGCTGTTTCTCTGGATCGCCCCCAACATTCCGACTCGGGCAGACCTGGTGATTAATATCGGACTGCTATCCTGGAGCTTGCTGTGTTTGGTCGAATCCGGTTACCGCCTTCTGGGGTGCTTGCTGGCGTTTGCGGTTCTCGCGGCTTTTGCCGCGCTGGCGAAGATTTCGTTTCTTTTCACCGCCACTGTCGGCGTGGCGGTGGTTGCGGGAGACCTGGCACTGCACGGACGTTGGCGGTTGGCGGTGGGGATGACCGCTGGCTTCGGCACAGCATTCGTATTGGGCTGGGCAGGCGCGGGGCAAGCGTTCGCGAGTCTGGGCGCCTATTTGGCTAACGGTCTGGCAGTGGCGCGGGCCTACAATGGCGCGCTGGGTTGGGAAGGTCCGGTTCTGCTGCAGAGCTTATGCCTGGCGCTGGCGCTGGTGGTCCTAGTCATGATTATCCTGCGCGTGGCGGCGGCGTTTGAGGGCGGCCAGGCGCAGCGAACTGCCCGTCTGGGTTTGTTGCTGGCGTGGTTGTTGTTGCTGAGCTTTGCGGCTTGGAAATATGGGTCCGTGCGGTCGGGGCGGGAGGTGTACTTCCTCGGGTTCATCGCGGTGTTGGCGTTTGGTTTGGAGACGCTGCCCGGCGAGGGGCGGGTGGCGCGCCGGTGGGCCCGGGGCCTGGCATTGGGTGTCTGCGGGTTGTCATTGATAACCATGCAAGTGAACTGTTTCGCAGGCTGGCCTGGATCGTTCCGGGTGCCGTTTCGCACGTTCGGGCAGAATCTGTCCTGGCTGATGAACCCGGCTGGCTATCGGTGCCAGATGGAGGAGGCGCTGGGCGCGAGGCGGCGCGAAGCGCAATTGCCGCGCTGCACTGAACAGATCGGGCGCGCCAGTGCAGACGTGTTTGGCCACTGGCAGGCCTACGCCTTGCACAACGGCTGGAACTATCGCCCGCGCCCGGTCTTCCAAAGCTACGTCGCGTGCAGCCGGGCATTGATGCAGCTAAACGAGAGTTTTTACCTATCCAAGGCGGCACCCGAGTATGTGCTGTTCCGGCTGTTCGCGCTTGACCGGAAATTCCCATCATTGGAGGACGCAATGGTGTTGCGAACGCTGCTGGCTAATTACCAGCCCATAGCCGCCGAAGACCGGTTCCTCTTGTTGAGGCGAATCGGCACGAAGCGGCCCGTCCTTTCACTGGTCCGCGAGGGAACCGTGCAGCCGGGCCAGGCAATTGACTTGCGCGAATTCGGGAACACGGATTTGTGGCTTGAAATTTCCCTGCAACCGACCCTCTTGGGCCGGCTGAGACAGGCACTTTACCGGCCACCGACAGTTCGACTAGCTGCGTGGCGCGAGCCCGGCGGAAAGCTGATGGTCCGAAATCGAGCTCCCGCCCAGATGCTGGCGGCCGGCTTCCTGGCCAGTCCGCTCCTGCTCAACAACGACGACGTGCTGAACCTCTATGCGGACCGGGCGGTCGCGCGTCCGGGCGCCTGCTCCGTCGAGTTGCTGCCGGGTGAAGGGTGTTACTGGCAGGAGACCATTCACTATCGCATCCACAAGGTGCAAAGTCGGTTAGGCCGGTGCGTGCCGGCGGATTTGGCGGAGCAGTTGTCCGAGCAAATGTCCGGGCAGCAGGCGGCAGGGCAGAGTTCACTCAATGCTAGCCCCTCTGCGGTTGCGGCTCCTGCCTCGCCGGCGAAGCATCTGTTCAGGCTGTTTCCGGTGGCGCGATGGCGACCGGCGGCGCCACTGCCTGGGGGATGGCAGGAGAACGTCACCTTCGGGTTGTTTCTGGCGGCACCGATGGCGAGCATCGGTTTGCTGCTGGTATTTGTCAGACGAGGCAGGAGGGGTGTAGCTCCAACCGGCTGGGGCCGCCTGGTCATCGGGAACGCCCTGGTTCTGGCTTGCCTGGTAACACCGGTCTTGCTGGTTGGGGAAACTTACTTCCGTTTCTGCTGTGACACCACGGACTCGCTGGCCTTCACCCGGATTTCGGAGCGTTGGGTGCAGCGTCATTGGCGCGTGAACGGCGCGGGCAGCCGTGATAATCTGGAATACTCGCCCGCGCTGACGTCCGGCAGACGCCGGATCAGTTTCGTCGGGGATTCCTTCACCGCGGGGCATGGCATCAAAGATGTGGGAGACCGGTTCGCGAATCGGCTGCGCCAGGCCCATCCGGATTGGGAGATTCACCTGCTGGCCTCGGTTGGTTTGGACACGGGCGGGGAGATGACAGTGATGAAGAAGGCTATTGCGCGAGGCTACCAGCTGGATCAGGTGGTGTTAGTCTATTGCCTGAATGACATTGGCGACCTGCTGCCCCCGCAAGCCGACGCCACCAGGCGCATCCTGGCAGAGCTCGACAACAGCGGCTGGCTGGTGCGCAACAGCTACATGATGAATCTCTGGTATCATCATTACCGGGCGTCGCGGGATCCATATCTGGGGAACTACTGTGCCTTTGTGCGCGAGGCTTACAACGGCGCGGTCTGGGAGCGGCAACAGGAGCGGCTGAAGGCCTTTCGCGACCTGGTTCAAGCTCAGGGCGGGCGTCTTGCCGCGGTCACCTTTCCATTCCTGCACGCCCTCGGGCCCAACTACGAATACCGGCCGGTTCACGTCAAATTGGATGAGCTCTGGCACGAGTTGGGGGTGCCGCACCTTGATCTGTTGGAAGTCCTTGAGGGCCTGCCGCCGAGCCGGTTGACGGTGAATCGGTATGACGCCCACCCCAACGAATACGCCCACCAACTCGCCACCGCGGCGATTGACCAATGGTTGCAGAAGCTCATGGCGATCCGCCCTCGGCCGGATTGATGGCCGGTTCAGAGTAGAGCACTATGTCGCACCTGATTTTCTAAACGAAACTGGAAGCAAAGAGACGGACGAAGCGCGAGGTTACCTCATCGTGCTTTTCTGTAGTCACCGCGGCTAAAGTACTTCTCGAGCCAGACGTAGAGGCAGATGAACAGATATCGGCTGCCCATCTCCCGGAGCTTAAGCTTGGCCACGCCCGTGCGCCGGTTGCGCCAGGTGATGGGGATGACCGTCCAGGAAAATCCCCGGACGATCGCCTTGAGCGGCAATTCGACGGTCAGGTTGAAGTGCGGCGCGATGAGCGGGCGGCACCCCTCGATGACCTCGCGCCGGTAGGCCTTGAAGGCGTTGGTCGTGTCATTGAGGCGGATGGCAAAGAGGGCCTTGAGAAAGAAGTTCGCCAAACGATTGATGAAGAGCTTGATCTTCGGGTAGTCAATCACCCCGCCCCCCTTCAGGAAGCGGCTCCCAAAAACGCAGTCCCAGCCCCGGTTCAACTCCTGCCAGTAGCGCACGACGTCCCGGCAATCGTCCGATTCATCGGCCATCATGATGACCACTGCGTCGCCCTTCATGTGGTTCAACCCGCAGATGATCGCCCGGCCAAAGCCGTGCGGTCCCTCGTTCTTTACCGGCGTCAGTTCGGGGACTTTGGCCTGGAGATCAGTGAGCAGTTCCCAGGTTCTGTCCGCGCTGCCATCGTCCACCACGAGAAGTTCATGCGGCACGTTATGGAGCCGCAGTTCAAGGTGGAGATGCTCGACGGTTGAACAGATGCATCCCTCCTCATCGCACGCGGGTATGACGACCGAAAGCAATGAAAGCGGGCGCGCGTGGGCCGGAGGGGAATCGTGTGACGTCTTGTTGGCCATGCCTGGACTTGGGGGCAGATTCTAGTCCGGCGTGGCGCAAGGGCAAGCCAAAGCAGAGCCAGGTCCCGGAAGACATCGGCTAGTCGTCCAGCCGCTTGGCCCGGCTCCTTCAGGCTGGAGGATCAGATGAGTCCGCCAGGGGCTTCCGATTGGCCAGGACGGCCTGTTCTGCGGCGAGAATGCTCTGGCACATGGCGTCGGCATCAGTCACTTGCCGAAGGTCGGCAAGCAAGTCCGTCTTCTGCGCCATCAGGCACAAGCGAGCCAGCGTGTGCAGATGCATTCGGTCATCCGGACAGCCGATCAGGAAGAAGAGGTCGGTCGGCTGACCGTCCGGCGCGCCGAACGGGATCTGCTGGATGGTCCGGCCCAGGGCCAGAAAAGAGGCTTCAAACAGATAGGACTCCGGATTGCGTGAATGCAGCAGGGCCAGACCGCCCGGGATGCCGGTTGAGCACAACTCCTCTCGCGCCTGCAAACCCTCCAACAGCGTTTGCGGATCGCAGACGCGCCCGGTCTTCTCGGCCAGAGCCACCATTTGGCGCAGCACGGACGCTTTGGTCTTGGCTGTCATGGCCGGCTCGATGAACCCGGGCTGGATCATGTCCGGCATGATGGCCTCGTTTGGGACGATCTGCCGGGTGCCGCGGGAGGATCGCTGGTGGTAATCGGCCAGGGGCCGGCCTTCCAAGCCGAGGATGCGTTGCGAGGCCCACGAATCAATATCCACCTTGCGGAACACCAGCCGTTCGCCGTGCCGCTCGAAGGGGATATGCTTGTCTTTTACCAACCGCTCGATGTCGGCACCGCTCAGGTGCAGATAACGAGCCACCTCGTCAAGGCCGTAGGTCCGGTAAGGCATGCGTTGCGGGCCGCGCCTGCCCACCATCCGGCCCGGCGCCGCCTGGAGGCCAGCACTAATCCTTGTCTTCTTCGGCCCGGCGTCCCGCCTCGCGGTCTATTTGGTAAAGGGCGCCGCGGTGATCGCCGGCCAGTTCGAGTTTGGTAAGGAGATCGCTGACGTTCCGTTCCTCCTCGACCTGCTCATCGAGGAACCACTTAAGGAATGACAGAGTGGCATAGTCTTTCTCCGCGGCCGCCAGTTCGTATATGGCGTAGATCGCGGCCGAAACCTTCTGTTCGTGGCCCAGGCTGGCCTTGAAGGCGTCCAGGGGCGACCTGTAATCGCACTTGGGCTCGGCGATGCTTTGTAAACCTACTTTGCCGCCCCGTTCCACCACATACTTGAAGAAGCGGTTGGCGTGATCCAATTCCTCCTTGCTCTGGACTCTCATCCATTTGCCGAAGCCGGTGAAGGGGGTGCGCTCGAAATACGCCGCCATGCCCAGGTAGGCGTAAGCGGAGGAGAATTCGAGGTTGATTTGGTCGTTCAGAACCTTTTCTAGCTTGCTGGATAGTTTCATGGTGCACAAACACTAACCCAAAAACTGGCCCAATGGCAAGTTGGAAGGACGCTGCGGCGGCTTCCTACATGCCTCTTGACACTGGCATCATAGTGGGAGAATAACAAACGATGGCTCATCCAAACGTCAGCTTGTCGCCAAGGTCAGCGCCGCTGCCAGGGGCCAGGCCAACAATGGACGCAGCCGGGGCGGCTCCATCTCGCTGTCTCGAATCAAGGCCGCCGCAGCAACCATTGGGACGATCTCCGGCGACCACGCGAAAAGGCCACAGCACAGAGCTGCGAAGTTCAGAAACACTGAAGAATGAAAGCGCGTAAGTTGGCCAAGCCGAGAAACTGCGGCAGAGTTTTCGCCGGACTGCTCAAAGTTGCAGCCTGCCTGAACTTATGCGTCGCCACACCCGCACTCAGCCTGGGGGCGCCGGCAATAGCCGGTAGCGTGTATTCGATTGTCACGAATCCGGGCGAGGACGCCGCAACCCAAATGAATATCGGCTGGCACGCAGATTTGGGAGCCACCAACTGCTTTGTCACCTATGCGAAGAAGTCCGATACCAACTGGGCGCACGCCGCGACCGTGAACGGAACTTGCGAGCGTTGCGATATTTTCAACGGCGTGTATTCGAAGACCGGCTCCGGCGCGGATTTTAACGAAGACGCGGTCTTCCTGGATTACGGAGCAATGTTAACCGGCCTGGAGCGGGATACCGAATACATGTATAAGATCGGCATTGAGGGCGGTGTTAGCAGCCCAGTCCACTATTTCAAAACCGCCGGCGCGGCAGAATTCAGCTTTCTGTGGATCGGCGATTTTCACGCCTATCCCCCACTTTCCGGACGCCTGAACAACGCCGTGAAAGTAATTGACGCAGCGCTGGCGAATGACCCGGGTGTGGACTTCATTTTCTCGACCGGCGACGTGGTGGCCTGGGGTGGCAGTTACTCGTTCTGGAGGCTCTTATACGAGCAGGATTTCATCAAGAACTACATGTTCGCCAACGTCCTGGGCAACCATGACGCCATGACCCGGACCGGTTCCACCAGTTCGGCTTACTTCAAGGTGGCCAACAACTTCCCGGGCAACGGCTACCCCGGCCAGGAGGGAGTGTGCTACTGGTTCACATATGGCAACGTCCTGTTCATCACGCTCAACAACGAGGTCATGTCCAACCGTCCCAGCGAGCAGACGATTGCGAGAAACTGGGCAGCCGACGTGATCCGGCGGCTCAAAGGGAAGTACCGGCATATCTTCCTTTGCGAACACTATCAGTGGTTTGACGGCCGGGCGGGCAAGACCAGCTGGTATGCGAACTGGAAGGACTTCTGCGACGAATATGGAATTGCCCTCGCGTTGGCGGGTAATAACCACGTCTATCAACGAACCCATCCTCTGTATCAGGACAAAGTCGTGGCGGACGGGAAGGGGACGGTGTATATGGTGGTGCCGTCCTCGGACGGTGATCGCGGAGTGAAGGCGGGCACGCTCACATACAATGCCGAGAAGCTTGCCTTTACCTATTCCAGGCAAGCCAGTTCCAGCAATGCGCAGGTTAAAACCATCGGGTGCGTTTTAGTAAAGGTCCATGCCGAGGGAATTACGACGAGGCTGGTCTATCTGGACGAGGACGCAGCCGTTCATGTCGCGGATGAGCATACCACCCTCGCCTTGCCGGCGCGGTAGGCGGGGTGGCCGCCCTTCCGGTTTGAGCCATCTGGCGGGCACAGTGTCGGCCGACGTTTCACCCCAGGTTCACTCCGATCCGTCCCCTTGAGCACAGCGGCATTGAGGACAGCCTCGGAGAGAAGTGTGAACTGAATCACACCTCGCAGATGCTCATCATTTGCTCGAGCGTCTCGAGCGGTTTTTTGGTGGGCGTGTATTCGTGTGCCAGGTAGCCTTTGAAACCCAGATCCGCAATGGCCCGGCAGATGCCTTTGTAGTTGAGTTCCTGCGAGTCATCGAACTCGTGCCGTCCCGGATTTCCGGCGGTGTGGAAATGCCCGATATACTGGATGTTCTGCTGGATGGTGCGGATGACGTCGCCCTCCATGATCTGCATGTGGTAGATGTCATACAGCAGTTTCACCCGCGGTGAATTCACTCGCTTGCAGAGCTCGACGCCCCAGGCCGTGTGATCGCACATATAGCCGGGGTGATTAACCTTGCTGTTGAGCAGTTCGGTGCACAGGGTCACACCTTGCTCTTCCGCCAGGCTCTTGATGTTGTTCAGGAACTGCACGCTGTTGTCGAGGCCTTCCTCGTCCGTAAGCCCTTTACGGTCGCCGGCCAGCACGATCACATTGGGAGCCCCGGCCGCCGCCGCCGCCTTGATCGCATCCCTCATCTTCGGCTCGATGGTGGCATGGTTGTTCTTGTCGTTAATGCCCGCTTTGATGCCGCTGCTGCCGCGAACCATGGTGGGAATCAGCCCGTGCTTCTTGAGCGCCGGAAACTCCTCCGGCCCGACCAAGTCAATGCCGTGCGCCCCCAACCGCGCCGCCTCCCGGCATTGGCCTTCCAGGTCCA
Encoded here:
- a CDS encoding TIM barrel protein; translated protein: MNAIHSPTLGRRQFLSVLGSVGAIAVVGVAVPSARAATRKGRLKQAVCRGVFKGTQLDLEGQCREAARLGAHGIDLVGPEEFPALKKHGLIPTMVRGSSGIKAGINDKNNHATIEPKMRDAIKAAAAAGAPNVIVLAGDRKGLTDEEGLDNSVQFLNNIKSLAEEQGVTLCTELLNSKVNHPGYMCDHTAWGVELCKRVNSPRVKLLYDIYHMQIMEGDVIRTIQQNIQYIGHFHTAGNPGRHEFDDSQELNYKGICRAIADLGFKGYLAHEYTPTKKPLETLEQMMSICEV
- a CDS encoding metallophosphoesterase family protein translates to MKARKLAKPRNCGRVFAGLLKVAACLNLCVATPALSLGAPAIAGSVYSIVTNPGEDAATQMNIGWHADLGATNCFVTYAKKSDTNWAHAATVNGTCERCDIFNGVYSKTGSGADFNEDAVFLDYGAMLTGLERDTEYMYKIGIEGGVSSPVHYFKTAGAAEFSFLWIGDFHAYPPLSGRLNNAVKVIDAALANDPGVDFIFSTGDVVAWGGSYSFWRLLYEQDFIKNYMFANVLGNHDAMTRTGSTSSAYFKVANNFPGNGYPGQEGVCYWFTYGNVLFITLNNEVMSNRPSEQTIARNWAADVIRRLKGKYRHIFLCEHYQWFDGRAGKTSWYANWKDFCDEYGIALALAGNNHVYQRTHPLYQDKVVADGKGTVYMVVPSSDGDRGVKAGTLTYNAEKLAFTYSRQASSSNAQVKTIGCVLVKVHAEGITTRLVYLDEDAAVHVADEHTTLALPAR
- a CDS encoding PTS sugar transporter subunit IIA, which encodes MPYRTYGLDEVARYLHLSGADIERLVKDKHIPFERHGERLVFRKVDIDSWASQRILGLEGRPLADYHQRSSRGTRQIVPNEAIMPDMIQPGFIEPAMTAKTKASVLRQMVALAEKTGRVCDPQTLLEGLQAREELCSTGIPGGLALLHSRNPESYLFEASFLALGRTIQQIPFGAPDGQPTDLFFLIGCPDDRMHLHTLARLCLMAQKTDLLADLRQVTDADAMCQSILAAEQAVLANRKPLADSSDPPA
- a CDS encoding ferritin, whose amino-acid sequence is MKLSSKLEKVLNDQINLEFSSAYAYLGMAAYFERTPFTGFGKWMRVQSKEELDHANRFFKYVVERGGKVGLQSIAEPKCDYRSPLDAFKASLGHEQKVSAAIYAIYELAAAEKDYATLSFLKWFLDEQVEEERNVSDLLTKLELAGDHRGALYQIDREAGRRAEEDKD
- a CDS encoding glycosyltransferase family 2 protein, whose product is MANKTSHDSPPAHARPLSLLSVVIPACDEEGCICSTVEHLHLELRLHNVPHELLVVDDGSADRTWELLTDLQAKVPELTPVKNEGPHGFGRAIICGLNHMKGDAVVIMMADESDDCRDVVRYWQELNRGWDCVFGSRFLKGGGVIDYPKIKLFINRLANFFLKALFAIRLNDTTNAFKAYRREVIEGCRPLIAPHFNLTVELPLKAIVRGFSWTVIPITWRNRRTGVAKLKLREMGSRYLFICLYVWLEKYFSRGDYRKAR
- a CDS encoding TIM barrel protein: MADNCFHPSIEGAQHGAKSLAQFLEYAKRSGAAGAQPSNFMLQSGTGFKSAKEIKDAFAKAKLSLDGVSAHCPFWVHTTAWTGSPTVRPFIPGDVAKKSPAEIEKWAEDYILRLLDLCAELGVKIVPMFWGVAFGWELATGYPWGFWKGGDYDFLKEGQERFVKKTAKIRKQAKSLGIFLAHEIHPGTAAMCADDFNMLVEICSGDKCLTVNADPSHCWEGEDWETRFLKVAPRIYACHVKNFVIRPGLPLRMMEAGWQKRAMQFVDIPTGDLNMMRYVELLIHTGYPQRYCQVMGTKSAPLIVEAESAYRDLDATSANGIQYVRDNLCFPLAAGSFEDGMGA
- a CDS encoding TatD family hydrolase translates to MSVFYDTHAHLGRPEFADDLGQVIARAAAAGITKIVTIATDLASSRRAVELTEQFPNVYAAVGWHPSHALEAPDDFRPALRELARHPKVVALGETGLDYYRLPSRQAGFTAADDARFKARQIELFRQHLEVAAELGLGCVIHQRNSLEDTLAQVQPFAGRVRGVFHCFADDATAMRRILALGSLVSFTGILTFKSNQTIRNALAATPLDQFMLETDCPFLAPAPYRGKRCEPAYVKETAEVAAQVKGCSLEELSAATCATAARFFGKL